In Gambusia affinis linkage group LG08, SWU_Gaff_1.0, whole genome shotgun sequence, a single window of DNA contains:
- the wu:fa25f02 gene encoding uncharacterized protein C11orf24 homolog → MNLCSLMLQLRPSVGVHFLCILLLLSIYFTALAASVSGNEMTSKNGTAEGFSNSSVAVDTDHLHPSPAAEPVGTSQTVLQSTKTTSEAPATPLSTKTLAKKVLSTRTPMSTKPPSATQTPTLPPTKPPSATQTPTLPPTKPPSATQTPTLPPTKTSSATQTPTLPPTKTSSATPTLTSLPTKAPTTSKAVENPPKANATITILPTGKKSSSSSSVVPTQKLTTRKSTLSPTSLSTEATAMSPSRTTTSGGRNKSAASATRVPVVEVAGAALTRQLVDTASLLAVLLFGLLFFLVTVAVFVTQAYESYRRKDYTQVDYLINGMYSDSGV, encoded by the exons ATGAACCTTTGTTCCTTGATGCTCCAGCTGAGGCCATCGGTGggtgttcacttcctctgcatcctgctgctcctctccaTCTACTTCACAGCGCTAGCTGCGTCTGTGTCAG GTAATGAAATGACAAGCAAGAATGGGACAGCTGAAGGCTTCTCAAACTCCAGTGTTGCAGTAGATACTGACCACCTGCATCCATCACCAGCTGCAGAGCCTGTTGGGACTTCTCAAACTGTTTTACAATCGACTAAAACAACTTCTGAAGCCCCAGCAACACCTCTGTCCACCAAAACACTAGCAAAAAAAGTACTATCTACAAGAACACCTATGTCCACCAAACCACCGTCTGCAACTCAAACTCCAACACTACCACCCACCAAACCACCGTCTGCAACTCAAACTCCAACACTACCACCCACCAAACCACCGTCTGCAACTCAAACTCCAACACTACCACCCACCAAAACGTCGTCTGCAACTCAAACTCCAACACTACCACCCACCAAAACGTCGTCTGCAACTCCTACTTTAACATCTCTGCCCACCAAGGCACCTACAACATCAAAAGCAGTTGAAAACCCTCCAAAAGCGAATGCTACAATCACCATTTTGCCCACAGGCAAGAAAAGTTCATCATCATCCTCTGTGGTACCCACACAGAAGTTAACTACCAGGAAATCAACTCTTTCACCCACATCTTTAAGCACAGAAGCCACAGCCATGTCTCCTAGCAGAACCACTACTTCTGGCGGCCGCAATAAGTCTGCTGCTTCTGCAACAAGGGTTCCggtggtggaagtggctggagCAGCTCTGACCCGGCAGCTGGTGGACACGGCTTCTTTACTAGCTGTCTTGTTGTTTGGCCTGCTCTTCTTCCTGGTCACAGTGGCGGTGTTTGTCACACAGGCGTACGAGAGCTACAGGAGGAAGGACTACACCCAAGTCGATTACCTGATCAATGGCATGTACAGCGACTCTGGAGTGTGA
- the tmem170a gene encoding transmembrane protein 170A: MQNRYSDIGFAKQIFSWNLVPRTNGNDTSLSDFSEMWYGVFLWAAVSSIIFHLPAALISLATLRQHKMARFTPIAILLMGILGPVCGGVLTSAAIAGVYKAAGKTMMSFEAFVFGVGQSFCVVLISFLRVLATL; the protein is encoded by the exons atgcaaaataggTACAGTGATATAGGCTTTGCCAAGCAGATATTCAGCTGGAATTTAGTACCGAGGACAAATGGCAATGACACATCTCTCAGCGACTTCTCAG AGATGTGGTATGGTGTGTTCCTGTGGGCCGCCGTGTCCTCCATCATCTTCCACCTGCCTGCGGCCCTGATCTCCCTGGCCACTCTGCGGCAGCATAAGATGGCCCGGTTCACGCCCATCGCCATCCTCCTCATGGGCATTCTGGGACCAGTTTGTGGAGGGGTTCTCACCA GTGCAGCCATAGCTGGGGTGTACAAGGCAGCGGGGAAGACCATGATGTCCTTCGAAGCGTTTGTTTTTGGAGTAGGACAGTCATTCTGCGTCGTCCTCATATCTTTCCTCAGGGTCCTCGCCACCCTTTAG